The sequence GAGACCACCAAGATCCACTCCATCGCCGGCACGCTGGATACGAAGAAAGGCTTCCTCACCACCCGCCCCTTCCGCGCCCCGCACCATACCATCTCCGACGCCGGTCTGTTAGGCGGCGGCACGAACCCCGGCCCCGGCGAGGTCTCTCTGGCTCATCACGGCGTCCTTTTCCTCGACGAGCTCCCCGAGTTCCGCCGGCAGACGCTGGAGGTCTTGCGGCAGCCGCTGGAAGACGGTCACGTGACGATCAGTCGCGCCGCCGGTTCCCTGACTTTCCCCGCCCGCTTCATGCTCGTCGCGGCGATGAACCCCTGCCCCTGCGGTTTTTACGGCGACTCAAAGCGCCAGTGCCGCTGCTCCGTCCGCCAGATCGAGAACTACCGCCAGAAGATCAGCGGGCCATTGCTCGACCGCATCGACATCCACGTCGAGGTGCCGCTCGTCGATTTCCGCGAACTCACCTCGGACGCCGTCACCGGCGAGTCCTCGGCCGTGATCCGCGAGCGCGTCGCCGCCGCACGCGGAATCCAAGTGGAGCGTTTCAAGTCCGCAAAGCTCACCACCAACGCCGCGATGGGCGCGAAGCAAGTCCGCGAGTGCTGCAAACTCGACGCCGAGGGCAGGGGATACCTCGAGCACGCCATGGAGCAGATGAACTTCTCCGCCCGCGCCCACGACCGCATCCTCAAGGTCGCCCGAACCCTCGCCGATCTCGCTGGGAAGCAAAACATCACAGGGAACGAAATCCTGGAGGCTATCCAGTTCCGCTCGCTCGACCGTCAGTTGTTTGAGTGAATCCAACACACCGAATATCATGTCTCAAATCTCACTCTTCGAGGAAAAGCAAGTCCGCCGCGCCTGGAATGCGGAGCAGGAGAAATGGCTGTTCGCCATTGTCGATGTCGTAGCCATTCTGAGCAACAGCTCCAACCCACAAACCTACTGGCGCGTTATGAAAAAGCGCCTCTTGGATGAGGGAAATGAAACCGTTACAGATTGTAACGGTTTGAAAATGACCGCCGCCGACGGCAAACAGCGCATGACCGATGTCGCCGATACCGAACAGCTTCTGCGCCTCATCCAGTCCATCCCATCCCCCAAAGCCGAACCCTTCAAGCGCTGGCTCGCCAAAGTCGGATACGAGCGCCTTGAGGAAATCGAGAACCCTGAACTCGCCGCCAAGCGCACACGCGAAATCTACGAATTAAAGGGTTACTCGGAAGAATGGATCGAAAAACGCCTGCGCGGCATCGCCGTCCGCGACGAACTCACCGACGAATGGAAAAAGCGCGGCGTCAAACAAGGCAAGGAATTCGCCATCCTCACGGCCGAAATCAGCAAAGCCACCTTCGGCATGACCCCATCCGAGTACAAAGAGTTCAAGGCGCTTTCCAACCCCAAGGAAAACCTCCGCGACCACATGACCGACCTCGAACTCATCTTCACCATGCTCGGCGAGGCATCCACCACCGAGATCGCCAAGAAACGCAATGCCCTTGGATTCCCGGAAAACAAAAAGGCTGCGGAAGACGGCGGTTCCGTCGCCGGCAAAGCCCGCAAAGACCTCGAAAAGCAAAGCGGCAAGCGCATTTCCACACGAGAGAACTTCAAGGAACCACCCGAATCCCGAAATCGAATCCCCAAAAGCTGAAATAGCCCGCATCCTTCAGACCTCGAGGGAAAGCAGGACATCACCGGCAACGAGATCCTCGAGGCTATCCAATTCCGCTCCCTCGACCGGCGGCTGTTCGAGTGATTTCACCTGTTCCAGAGACCTCGCCAGATCCCGCTTGAATGTTGAGATTAGCGATTCGCTTCATTTTTCATAAAGTCTTTCAATCCGATCGGCCGCAATTGCGTGGCTGACCCGGACAAAAGGCCGAAGCTTTTGCAAAACGCTGCGTGTTATCTGCGACGGCGCACAAACATGAAGCCGAAAGCCAAGCCGAGAAGTGTCGCTGACGAGGTCTCGGGAATAACGTTGCCGTCGCTTAGCGAAAAGCTGGTGATTGTGCCGGGACACTGCTCCCCCGAGAGGGCAAAGCCGACCGAGTTGATGGAGGCCTGGCTAACAACATCCTCGGTGCCCTTGATGACCGTGTAGGAGGAAGCCGTCGCATCCTTGGCATACCATGTGGCTGTCCATGTGGTAGCCGTGGTATCCAGGACAATGCGCATGTCGATCGTTCCGGTCACGCTGATCGTGTTATCTTCAACGTGATTGACACTGGTTCCATCTTGCCAGGCTGCACCACCGCCACCTTCACTCATCAACATCCAGACCCGCCCCAGTGGCGTACTGCCGGTAACGAAACGAGCTTGGAAATTGGTGGCGGTGCTTTGGCCGCTCGCAAAACCCATGGCGAGCCAGCCGGTCGTGGAGGTGACATCCATCCGCGAGTCGAGTGTGTAAACCTTACCTGAGCTTGGCGTGTAGAGCAGGGTCGCACTGGCTCCCGCTGTGCCGCTCGCTGCCAGGAACGAACCATCGGCATTAAAGTTCGATGCAGAAACCCAAGCGGCTGCACCGGTGGTGGTGTCGGGTGACTCGCCGTTCAAGCCGTCTGCTCCGGTGTCGGGGTTACCCGTGAAATCGTCCTGAAAAATCACGGCGGCTTGCAGGGAGGAACAAGCCATTAGGATTCCCAGGGATAAGAAAGGGGCGATGGTATGGTCGGATTTCATGATGTTGATTGGTTTTTGATTTCTCGGAGGGGTCGCCTGGTGACATCGGGCGATTACTGCCAAACTAGTTCCTCCGTAAAATGATCCACAAGGGGATTTCCCTTGCCTAGCTGTTGGTTTTTCCGACAGGTTTTGGCCATGTCCGAATGCAATTTCACCTCGCGTGCCGATCAGGTTGTTGAGCGGCTGCGCGAGGGCATGCTGGACGGCAGCTGGCGTGGCAGCCTGCCGGGACGGAGCCGGCTGGCGGGACGATTCGGGGTCAGTCACTCGACCGTCGAGGAGGCGATGCGGCGCCTGGCCAAGGAAGGCTGGTTGGTTTCCGATGGCCCCGGGCGGCGGCGGCGCATCGTCCTACCCAGTGGCGCGGCAAGGGCACGCACCTTGAGGATCAGGATCCTGCTCTACGAGCGAAAGGACATCGGCGCGCGCGAGGAGCTCGAAGTGCTGGCTGAACTTGACCGGGCCGGCTTCGCTGTCGGCTTCGCCCAGAAATCACTCCACGACCTAGGGATGGATCCGGGGCGGGTCGCCCGTTTTGTCGCGAAAACCCAAGCCGATGCGTGGATCGTCTGTGCGGGGAGCAGCGAGGTGCTGGAGTGGTTCAGCCGGCAACCCGTGCCGGCCTTCGCGCTGTTCGGAGTGAAGTCCGGGTTGCCGATCGCCGGAAGCAGCGCTTGGAGAGACCCTACTGTGGTGGTGCGGCGTCTGGTCGAACTGGGTCATCGCCGCATCGTTATGCTGACGCGGGAAGAACGCCTGGTTCCGAAGCCCGCGCTTTATGAACAGGGCTTTCTTGACGCCCTGGAAGCCCATGGCATCGTCACCGGTCCCTACCATCTGCCCTGCTGGGGCAGCACCCCTGAGGAACTGCATCGCTACCTCGACCCGCTCTTCAAGCACACGCCACCAACCGCTTTCATGATCAGCGAGCCACCACTATTCATTGCGGTTCGCGATCACCTCGCGCAGCG comes from Akkermansiaceae bacterium and encodes:
- a CDS encoding Bro-N domain-containing protein; translation: MSQISLFEEKQVRRAWNAEQEKWLFAIVDVVAILSNSSNPQTYWRVMKKRLLDEGNETVTDCNGLKMTAADGKQRMTDVADTEQLLRLIQSIPSPKAEPFKRWLAKVGYERLEEIENPELAAKRTREIYELKGYSEEWIEKRLRGIAVRDELTDEWKKRGVKQGKEFAILTAEISKATFGMTPSEYKEFKALSNPKENLRDHMTDLELIFTMLGEASTTEIAKKRNALGFPENKKAAEDGGSVAGKARKDLEKQSGKRISTRENFKEPPESRNRIPKS
- a CDS encoding YifB family Mg chelatase-like AAA ATPase, yielding MITKMYSAALRGVDALEVEVEVNARNSESPGVIIVGLPDAAVRESSQRVTSAITASALELDLGVKTVNLAPADLKKEGPSFDLPIALAMVGASGTKILETDAFCVVGELGLDGAVRPVKGVLSIALEARKRGRKSLIVPEANAAEAAVIEGIDVIPVRSLRQAWDFISGEKRILPFNLDRRAFFESHRSYLVDFNEVKGQHHVKRALEVAAAGGHNLLMVGPPGTGKSMLAKRLPTIMPDMTEEDAIETTKIHSIAGTLDTKKGFLTTRPFRAPHHTISDAGLLGGGTNPGPGEVSLAHHGVLFLDELPEFRRQTLEVLRQPLEDGHVTISRAAGSLTFPARFMLVAAMNPCPCGFYGDSKRQCRCSVRQIENYRQKISGPLLDRIDIHVEVPLVDFRELTSDAVTGESSAVIRERVAAARGIQVERFKSAKLTTNAAMGAKQVRECCKLDAEGRGYLEHAMEQMNFSARAHDRILKVARTLADLAGKQNITGNEILEAIQFRSLDRQLFE
- a CDS encoding substrate-binding domain-containing protein, producing the protein MSECNFTSRADQVVERLREGMLDGSWRGSLPGRSRLAGRFGVSHSTVEEAMRRLAKEGWLVSDGPGRRRRIVLPSGAARARTLRIRILLYERKDIGAREELEVLAELDRAGFAVGFAQKSLHDLGMDPGRVARFVAKTQADAWIVCAGSSEVLEWFSRQPVPAFALFGVKSGLPIAGSSAWRDPTVVVRRLVELGHRRIVMLTREERLVPKPALYEQGFLDALEAHGIVTGPYHLPCWGSTPEELHRYLDPLFKHTPPTAFMISEPPLFIAVRDHLAQRGIIAPRDVSLVCEEADAALSWCDPEVACFEWDFAPIRRRILRWAKLVAQGKDDRRQTFSIARFIEGGTIGPVPAGR